A window of Modestobacter versicolor contains these coding sequences:
- a CDS encoding GMC family oxidoreductase has product MVLASGAINSPQLLMLSGIGPADHLRSVGVDVVHDLPGVGGGLQDHPLVPTIWHVRSGRSLFRAESPSGYAQWFGARRGPLTSNLAEAGLFTRSDASLAEPDLQHHFLPVKFWRQAEVDPDVDAFTAATVLVHVHSRGSVRLRSADPTWAPSIDAGYLTDPRDLEALVTGMERARDIASVGPLARVLADEWSPGGTVRGRAALGAKARETLESLYHPVGSCRMGTDDQAVVDPQLRVHGIAGLRVVDASVMPTLVRGNTNAPTIMIAERASDLVKAELGARTTTVPA; this is encoded by the coding sequence GTGGTGCTGGCCAGCGGGGCGATCAACTCCCCGCAGCTGCTGATGCTCTCGGGCATCGGGCCGGCCGACCACCTGCGCTCGGTGGGCGTCGACGTCGTCCACGACCTGCCCGGGGTCGGCGGCGGGCTGCAGGACCACCCGCTGGTGCCCACCATCTGGCACGTCCGGTCGGGGCGGTCGCTGTTCCGGGCAGAGTCGCCGTCGGGGTACGCGCAGTGGTTCGGCGCCCGCCGCGGGCCGCTGACCTCCAACCTCGCCGAGGCCGGGCTGTTCACCCGCAGCGACGCCTCGCTCGCCGAGCCCGACCTGCAGCACCACTTCCTGCCGGTCAAGTTCTGGCGGCAGGCGGAGGTCGACCCCGACGTCGACGCGTTCACCGCCGCGACCGTGCTGGTGCACGTGCACTCCCGCGGCTCGGTGCGGCTGCGCTCGGCCGACCCGACCTGGGCGCCGTCCATCGACGCCGGCTACCTCACCGACCCCCGCGACCTCGAGGCGCTGGTGACCGGGATGGAGCGCGCCCGGGACATCGCCTCGGTCGGCCCGCTGGCCCGGGTGCTCGCCGACGAGTGGTCACCGGGCGGCACCGTGCGCGGCCGCGCAGCGCTGGGGGCGAAGGCCCGGGAGACGCTGGAGTCGCTGTACCACCCGGTCGGCTCCTGCCGGATGGGCACCGACGACCAGGCGGTCGTCGACCCGCAGCTCCGGGTGCACGGCATCGCAGGGCTGCGGGTCGTCGACGCCTCGGTGATGCCGACGTTGGTGCGGGGCAACACGAACGCCCCGACGATCATGATCGCCGAGCGCGCGTCCGACCTGGTCAAGGCCGAGCTCGGCGCCCGGACCACCACCGTCCCGGCCTAG
- a CDS encoding MFS transporter yields the protein MTTVLPPRTHRVHPAWWVAGVTFVALIGAAAFRAVPGVLIDPLHEEFGWSLSTISAAVAINLALYGLTAPFAAALMDRFGIRRVVVTALLVVAAGSGATVFMTASWQLILCWGVLVGLGTGSMALSLVATVTGRWFVERRGLVSGVLTAAGATGQLVFLPVVAVVDERWGWRPAALGTAAAALAVVPFVVWLLRDRPRDLGVAPYGGTAADDVDPVGGNPARTALRGLADAVRTRPFWLLAGGFLICGASTNGLVQPHFIPAAHDHGMPVTTAAGLLAVVGVFDVAGTIFSGWLTDRVDPRLLLLAYYGLRGMSLFLLPQLFGTDVQASMIAFIVFYGLDWVATVPPTLALCRQYFGSRAPVVFGWVFAAHQVGAAIAAFGAGVVRDVTGSYDGAWYAAAALCLVAAALSISIRRAPASVTGTTLPVEPVPAAADQAHG from the coding sequence GTGACCACCGTCCTGCCGCCCCGCACCCACCGGGTGCACCCCGCCTGGTGGGTCGCCGGGGTGACCTTCGTGGCGCTGATCGGTGCCGCTGCCTTCCGCGCCGTGCCCGGGGTGCTCATCGACCCGCTGCACGAGGAGTTCGGCTGGTCGCTGTCGACCATCTCCGCCGCCGTCGCGATCAACCTGGCCCTCTACGGGCTCACCGCGCCGTTCGCCGCGGCGCTGATGGACCGGTTCGGCATCCGCCGCGTGGTGGTGACAGCGCTGCTGGTCGTCGCGGCCGGCAGCGGGGCGACGGTGTTCATGACGGCGAGCTGGCAGCTCATCCTCTGCTGGGGCGTGCTGGTCGGCCTGGGCACCGGCTCGATGGCCCTCTCGCTGGTCGCGACGGTGACCGGCCGCTGGTTCGTCGAGCGGCGCGGGCTGGTCTCCGGCGTGCTCACCGCGGCGGGGGCCACCGGTCAGCTGGTGTTCCTCCCGGTCGTGGCGGTGGTGGACGAGCGCTGGGGCTGGCGCCCGGCGGCGCTGGGCACCGCGGCGGCGGCGCTCGCCGTCGTGCCCTTCGTGGTGTGGCTGCTCCGCGACCGGCCGCGCGACCTCGGGGTCGCGCCCTACGGCGGGACGGCGGCCGACGACGTCGACCCGGTCGGCGGGAACCCTGCGCGGACGGCGCTGCGCGGGCTGGCCGACGCGGTGCGGACCCGGCCGTTCTGGCTGCTGGCCGGCGGGTTCCTGATCTGCGGGGCCTCGACCAACGGGCTGGTGCAGCCGCACTTCATCCCCGCCGCGCACGACCACGGCATGCCGGTGACCACCGCCGCTGGGCTGCTCGCCGTGGTCGGCGTCTTCGACGTCGCCGGCACGATCTTCTCCGGCTGGCTCACCGACCGGGTCGACCCCCGGCTGCTGCTGCTGGCCTACTACGGGCTGCGCGGGATGTCGCTGTTCCTGCTGCCGCAGCTGTTCGGCACCGACGTGCAGGCGTCGATGATCGCGTTCATCGTCTTCTACGGCCTGGACTGGGTGGCGACCGTGCCGCCCACGCTGGCGCTGTGCCGGCAGTACTTCGGCTCGCGGGCGCCGGTGGTCTTCGGCTGGGTGTTCGCCGCGCACCAGGTCGGCGCCGCGATCGCCGCGTTCGGCGCCGGCGTGGTCCGCGACGTCACCGGCTCCTACGACGGCGCCTGGTACGCCGCCGCGGCGCTGTGCCTGGTGGCGGCGGCGCTGTCCATCTCCATCCGCCGCGCCCCGGCGTCGGTCACCGGGACCACGTTGCCGGTCGAGCCCGTCCCCGCCGCCGCCGACCAGGCCCACGGCTGA
- a CDS encoding GlxA family transcriptional regulator, with the protein MPAPTPHEVAVLALETTVAFELGLPHAFLGGAVDADGHPLYRVRVASEDGAPVRTSAGYLVQPDHDLRLLETADTVVVPGIYGGPQYDGRGLSPTLGDALTRAAGHARMVSICTGAFVLAAAGLLDGRPATTHWMHAAAFTGFFPQVDLDADVLFVDDGDVLTSAGNAAGIDLLLHLVRRDHGSDVANSVARRRVVSPWREGGQSQFIERPLPDPADTGTADTRAWALTRLGEPLTLAELAGHARMSVRTFTRRFRQETGLSPQRWLTQQRVALARRLLESTDTPVERVATEAGFGTTASLRQHLHAAIGVAPLTYRRTFRGSAPASGAPTPM; encoded by the coding sequence ATGCCCGCGCCGACGCCGCACGAGGTCGCCGTCCTCGCCCTGGAGACCACCGTCGCCTTCGAGCTGGGCCTGCCGCACGCCTTCCTCGGCGGCGCGGTCGACGCCGACGGGCACCCCCTGTACCGGGTCCGCGTCGCCTCCGAGGACGGCGCCCCGGTGCGCACGAGCGCCGGCTACCTGGTGCAGCCCGACCACGACCTCCGCCTGCTCGAGACGGCGGACACCGTCGTCGTCCCCGGGATCTACGGCGGGCCGCAGTACGACGGCCGCGGCCTCTCCCCCACCCTCGGCGACGCGCTGACCCGGGCCGCCGGGCACGCCCGGATGGTCTCCATCTGCACCGGCGCGTTCGTGCTGGCCGCCGCCGGGCTGCTCGACGGCCGGCCGGCGACCACCCACTGGATGCACGCCGCCGCCTTCACCGGCTTCTTCCCCCAGGTCGACCTGGACGCCGACGTGCTGTTCGTCGACGACGGCGACGTGCTCACCTCGGCCGGCAACGCCGCGGGAATCGACCTGCTGCTGCACCTGGTGCGGCGCGACCACGGCAGCGACGTGGCCAACAGCGTCGCCCGCCGCCGGGTGGTCTCGCCGTGGCGGGAGGGCGGCCAGTCGCAGTTCATCGAGCGGCCGCTGCCCGACCCCGCCGACACCGGGACGGCGGACACCCGGGCCTGGGCGCTCACCCGCCTCGGCGAGCCGCTGACCCTGGCCGAGCTCGCCGGGCACGCGCGGATGAGCGTGCGCACCTTCACCCGCCGGTTCCGCCAGGAGACCGGGCTCAGCCCGCAGCGGTGGCTGACCCAGCAGCGGGTGGCGCTGGCCCGACGGTTGCTCGAGTCGACCGACACCCCGGTCGAGCGGGTCGCCACCGAGGCCGGGTTCGGCACCACCGCCTCGCTGCGCCAGCACCTGCACGCGGCCATCGGGGTGGCCCCGCTGACCTACCGGCGCACCTTCCGCGGCTCCGCCCCGGCCAGCGGGGCGCCCACCCCCATGTGA
- a CDS encoding DEAD/DEAH box helicase yields the protein MTSSTTPAQNDSADRPRRRATRPAAAPTGSAGSPAFRSTPTAATPSGDGDANRRRRGGRGRGTGPRPEGQQSAPRTDERVPVAPVVPVGDVATVLPTDTTFEALGVPAPLVEVLTASGITAPFPIQVATLPDTLAGRDVLGRGRTGSGKTLAFSIPLVARLATSPSKRQPKRPRALILVPTRELANQVAAVVDPLARALGMRTAVVFGGVGQNPQVQALAGGIDVLIACPGRLEDLIQQGHADLGAVEITILDEADHMADLGFLPGVKRLLDRTPKVGQRLLFSATLDNGVDVLVKRYLDRPTTHSVDPAVAPVSTMTHHVFRVDAADKGQIVKELASGLGRTVMFTRTKHQAKKLAKQLTAAGVPAVDLHGNLSQNARERNLEAFSNGETRVLCATDIAARGIHVDDVAIVVHVDPPAEHKAYLHRSGRTARAGAGGIVVTIATPDQAAEVRTLARQAGITPEVSAIKPGAREIVALTGPVAPYVEPAPVAAPQPQGAGGGANGGRRRRSGSGGGASSGSSGQASSGGSGRGSGRPAGPARTRAELAARAGQAPSGAGRGRGRSGR from the coding sequence GTGACCAGCTCGACCACCCCTGCCCAGAACGACAGCGCTGACCGCCCGCGCCGTCGCGCCACCCGCCCGGCCGCCGCCCCCACGGGCAGCGCCGGCTCCCCCGCCTTCCGCAGCACGCCCACCGCCGCCACCCCCTCCGGTGACGGCGACGCCAACCGCCGCCGTCGCGGTGGCCGCGGCCGCGGCACCGGCCCCCGCCCCGAGGGCCAGCAGTCCGCCCCGCGCACCGACGAGCGCGTGCCGGTCGCCCCGGTCGTGCCCGTCGGCGACGTCGCCACCGTGCTGCCCACCGACACCACGTTCGAGGCGCTCGGCGTCCCGGCGCCGCTGGTCGAGGTGCTCACCGCCAGCGGCATCACCGCCCCGTTCCCGATCCAGGTCGCGACCCTGCCCGACACCCTGGCCGGCCGTGACGTGCTCGGCCGCGGCCGCACCGGCTCGGGCAAGACGCTGGCCTTCAGCATCCCGCTGGTCGCCCGGCTCGCCACCTCTCCCAGCAAGCGGCAGCCCAAGCGGCCGCGCGCGCTGATCCTGGTGCCGACCCGCGAGCTGGCCAACCAGGTCGCCGCGGTCGTCGACCCGCTGGCCCGCGCGCTGGGCATGCGGACCGCCGTCGTCTTCGGCGGCGTCGGCCAGAACCCGCAGGTGCAGGCGCTCGCCGGCGGCATCGACGTGCTCATCGCCTGCCCCGGCCGGCTCGAGGACCTCATCCAGCAGGGCCACGCCGACCTGGGCGCCGTCGAGATCACCATCCTCGACGAGGCCGACCACATGGCCGACCTGGGCTTCCTGCCCGGCGTGAAGCGGCTGCTCGACCGCACCCCGAAGGTCGGCCAGCGGCTGTTGTTCTCCGCCACCCTGGACAACGGCGTCGACGTGCTGGTCAAGCGCTACCTCGACCGGCCCACCACGCACTCGGTCGACCCGGCCGTCGCGCCGGTCTCGACGATGACCCACCACGTGTTCCGGGTCGACGCGGCCGACAAGGGCCAGATCGTCAAGGAGCTCGCCTCCGGGCTGGGCCGCACGGTGATGTTCACCCGCACCAAGCACCAGGCCAAGAAGCTGGCCAAGCAGCTCACCGCCGCCGGGGTGCCGGCCGTCGACCTGCACGGCAACCTCAGCCAGAACGCCCGCGAGCGCAACCTCGAGGCGTTCAGCAACGGCGAGACCCGGGTGCTGTGCGCGACCGACATCGCCGCCCGCGGCATCCACGTGGACGACGTCGCGATCGTCGTGCACGTCGACCCGCCGGCCGAGCACAAGGCGTACCTGCACCGCTCCGGCCGGACGGCGCGCGCCGGTGCCGGCGGCATCGTGGTCACCATCGCCACGCCCGACCAGGCCGCCGAGGTCCGCACGCTGGCCCGCCAGGCCGGCATCACCCCGGAGGTCTCGGCGATCAAGCCGGGTGCCCGGGAGATCGTCGCGCTGACCGGCCCGGTCGCCCCCTACGTCGAGCCCGCCCCGGTCGCGGCCCCGCAGCCGCAGGGTGCCGGAGGTGGCGCCAACGGCGGCCGCCGTCGTCGCAGCGGTAGCGGTGGCGGCGCATCGTCCGGCTCGTCGGGCCAGGCGTCGTCCGGCGGTTCCGGCCGCGGCTCGGGTCGTCCGGCCGGTCCGGCGCGCACCCGCGCCGAGCTCGCCGCGCGGGCCGGCCAGGCGCCGAGCGGGGCCGGCCGGGGCCGCGGCCGCTCCGGCCGCTGA
- a CDS encoding alpha/beta fold hydrolase, with amino-acid sequence MSSTQDSAERAAAVPGIVLVPGLGLDERSSARLRQRIGGAVAILPGMGLRRPVGTLDELTAQLLAALPSHPVVLVGHSQSCQVVVAAAERDPRVVGVVLLGPTTDPRMRRLRVLAARWVRTAVWEPWWQAPLVLAQWLRTGPRAMTALWRQVAGDRVDERLRRVPVPVVVVRGDRDALCPHDWAAHLAGCAPRGRLVELPRAAHMTPQTRPDDVARLVREVLAALS; translated from the coding sequence GTGAGCTCCACCCAGGACAGCGCTGAGCGGGCCGCGGCTGTTCCCGGGATCGTGCTCGTCCCCGGGCTGGGCCTGGACGAGCGGTCCTCCGCGCGGCTGCGTCAGCGCATCGGCGGGGCGGTGGCCATTCTGCCCGGGATGGGGCTGCGCCGCCCGGTCGGCACGCTGGACGAGCTCACCGCGCAGCTGCTCGCGGCGCTCCCGTCACACCCCGTGGTGCTGGTGGGGCACTCGCAGAGCTGCCAGGTCGTCGTCGCGGCGGCCGAGCGGGACCCGCGGGTCGTCGGCGTCGTGCTGCTCGGCCCGACCACCGACCCGCGGATGCGCCGGCTCCGGGTGCTCGCGGCCCGCTGGGTGCGCACCGCGGTCTGGGAGCCGTGGTGGCAGGCGCCGCTGGTGCTGGCGCAGTGGCTGCGCACCGGGCCGCGGGCGATGACGGCGCTGTGGCGGCAGGTCGCCGGTGACCGGGTCGACGAGCGGCTGCGCCGGGTGCCGGTGCCGGTCGTCGTCGTCCGCGGGGACCGGGACGCGCTGTGCCCGCACGACTGGGCCGCGCACCTGGCCGGCTGCGCGCCGCGCGGACGGCTGGTCGAGCTGCCCCGCGCGGCGCACATGACCCCGCAGACCAGGCCGGACGACGTCGCCCGGCTGGTCCGCGAGGTGCTGGCGGCCCTGTCGTAG
- a CDS encoding NAD(P)/FAD-dependent oxidoreductase, producing the protein MTTATQPTGQRPRVVIVGSGFGGLFAAQRLKKAPVDITLIGKTTHHLFQPLLYQVATGILSEGEIAPATREILAKQDNARVVLGEVTDIDLVARTVTSVVLGRTTVHEYDELIVAAGAGQSYFGNDQFAEFAPGMKSIDDALELRGRIFGAFELAELATDPAEIDRLLTFVVVGAGPTGVEMAGQIAELARRTLKRDFRTIDPTSARVILLDAAPKVLPPFADSLGQNAHKRLNEIGVEVQLGAMVTNVDADGIVVKDGDGHERRIHSATKIWAAGVQASPLGKMLGEQSGAAVDRAGRVSVEPDLTLPGHPEVHVVGDMISLNRLPGVAQVAIQGGRFAADAVKARVAGRPTKPEFHYHDKGSMATVARFSAVADLGKLKFTGFIAWVMWLVVHIFYVVGFKSRFTTALGWAVSFLGRGRGQRTATQQQVYGRLALEELGSAFEVSKTGGPKDDLVSVDATGRKSA; encoded by the coding sequence GTGACCACCGCGACCCAGCCCACCGGACAGCGACCGAGGGTCGTCATCGTCGGGTCGGGGTTCGGCGGTCTCTTCGCCGCCCAGCGGCTGAAGAAGGCCCCTGTCGACATCACGCTCATCGGCAAGACCACGCACCACCTCTTCCAGCCGCTGCTCTACCAGGTCGCCACGGGCATCCTCTCCGAGGGCGAGATCGCCCCGGCCACCCGGGAGATCCTCGCCAAGCAGGACAACGCCCGCGTGGTGCTCGGTGAGGTCACCGACATCGACCTGGTGGCGCGCACCGTCACCTCCGTCGTCCTCGGCCGCACCACGGTGCACGAGTACGACGAGCTGATCGTCGCCGCCGGCGCCGGCCAGTCGTACTTCGGCAACGACCAGTTCGCCGAGTTCGCCCCGGGCATGAAGAGCATCGACGACGCCCTCGAGCTGCGCGGCCGGATCTTCGGCGCCTTCGAGCTGGCCGAGCTGGCCACCGACCCGGCCGAGATCGACCGGCTGCTCACCTTCGTCGTCGTCGGTGCCGGCCCGACCGGTGTCGAGATGGCCGGCCAGATCGCCGAGCTGGCGCGCCGCACCCTCAAGCGCGACTTCCGCACGATCGACCCGACCAGCGCCCGGGTGATCCTGCTCGACGCCGCCCCCAAGGTGCTGCCGCCCTTCGCCGACTCCCTCGGGCAGAACGCGCACAAGCGGCTCAACGAGATCGGCGTCGAGGTCCAGCTCGGCGCGATGGTCACGAACGTCGACGCCGACGGGATCGTGGTCAAGGACGGCGACGGCCACGAGCGCCGGATCCACTCCGCCACCAAGATCTGGGCCGCCGGTGTGCAGGCCAGCCCGCTCGGCAAGATGCTGGGCGAGCAGTCCGGTGCCGCCGTCGACCGTGCCGGCCGGGTCTCGGTCGAGCCCGACCTGACGCTGCCCGGCCACCCCGAGGTGCACGTGGTCGGCGACATGATCTCGCTCAACCGCCTGCCGGGTGTCGCCCAGGTCGCGATCCAGGGTGGCCGCTTCGCCGCCGACGCCGTCAAGGCGCGCGTCGCCGGCCGGCCCACCAAGCCCGAGTTCCACTACCACGACAAGGGCAGCATGGCGACGGTCGCCCGTTTCTCCGCCGTCGCCGACCTGGGCAAGCTGAAGTTCACCGGCTTCATCGCCTGGGTGATGTGGCTGGTCGTGCACATCTTCTACGTGGTCGGCTTCAAGAGCCGCTTCACCACCGCCCTGGGCTGGGCGGTGAGCTTCCTGGGCCGCGGCCGGGGGCAGCGCACGGCGACCCAGCAGCAGGTGTACGGCCGGCTGGCCCTGGAGGAGCTGGGGTCGGCGTTCGAGGTCTCCAAGACCGGCGGCCCGAAGGACGACCTGGTGTCGGTGGACGCCACCGGGCGCAAGTCCGCCTGA
- a CDS encoding benzaldehyde dehydrogenase, protein MALLEDGAWRGKVWTGAWTDGSGGTYPAVEPATGEQLGEVGQATPADVEKAGARAVQAQREWAALPFEQRAAVLRRAGDLLTANAEEIKGWLARESGAIQPFGDFQVHTSAQECYEASALPSHPYGELLRSGSPRLSFARRVPAGVVGVIAPFNVPTILAIRAIAPALALGNAVILKPDPRTAISGGAVFARVFAEAGVPAGVFQVLPGGADVGEALVVDPTVRVIAFTGSTKAGRAVGALAGQHLKRAHLELGGNSALIVMGDVDVTAAASVGAWGTFAHSGQICMATSRHLVHASIAEEYTQVLADKVKDLPVGDPFRDQAALGPIIDAGQRDRVHGLVTSSVEAGATVRTGGTYEGLFYRPTVLGDVPVHAPAYQQEIFGPVAPVTPFSSVDEVAALAAGTEYGLSLGILTRDVYAGLQLAERIPAGLVHINDQTVNDEAVAPFGGVGASGTGSRHGGPQANIEAFTETQWVTLRGDLPAYPF, encoded by the coding sequence ATGGCACTGCTCGAGGACGGCGCGTGGCGGGGCAAGGTCTGGACCGGCGCGTGGACGGACGGCAGCGGCGGCACCTACCCCGCGGTGGAGCCGGCCACCGGCGAGCAGCTGGGCGAGGTCGGTCAGGCCACCCCGGCCGACGTGGAGAAGGCCGGCGCCCGGGCGGTCCAGGCCCAGCGCGAGTGGGCGGCGCTGCCCTTCGAGCAGCGGGCGGCGGTGCTCCGCCGGGCCGGTGACCTGCTGACCGCGAACGCCGAGGAGATCAAGGGCTGGCTGGCCCGGGAGTCCGGGGCGATCCAGCCCTTCGGCGACTTCCAGGTGCACACCTCGGCGCAGGAGTGCTACGAGGCCTCCGCGCTGCCGTCGCACCCCTACGGTGAGCTGCTGCGCTCCGGATCGCCCCGGCTGTCCTTCGCCCGCCGGGTGCCGGCCGGCGTCGTCGGTGTCATCGCCCCGTTCAACGTGCCCACCATCCTGGCCATCCGGGCGATCGCCCCGGCGCTGGCGCTGGGGAACGCGGTGATCCTGAAGCCGGACCCGCGCACGGCGATCTCCGGTGGCGCGGTGTTCGCCCGGGTGTTCGCCGAGGCCGGCGTCCCGGCCGGGGTGTTCCAGGTGCTCCCCGGTGGCGCCGACGTCGGGGAGGCGCTCGTCGTCGACCCCACCGTCCGGGTCATCGCCTTCACCGGCTCGACGAAGGCCGGCCGCGCGGTCGGCGCGCTGGCGGGGCAGCACCTCAAGCGGGCGCACCTGGAACTGGGCGGCAACTCCGCGCTCATCGTGATGGGCGACGTCGACGTCACCGCGGCCGCCTCGGTCGGCGCGTGGGGCACCTTCGCCCACTCCGGGCAGATCTGCATGGCGACCAGCCGGCACCTGGTGCACGCCTCGATCGCCGAGGAGTACACCCAGGTGCTCGCCGACAAGGTGAAGGACCTCCCGGTGGGCGACCCGTTCCGGGACCAGGCGGCGCTCGGCCCGATCATCGACGCCGGGCAGCGCGACCGGGTGCACGGCCTGGTCACCTCCAGCGTGGAGGCCGGCGCCACGGTGCGCACCGGCGGCACCTACGAGGGGCTGTTCTACCGGCCGACCGTGCTGGGCGACGTCCCGGTGCACGCCCCGGCCTACCAGCAGGAGATCTTCGGCCCGGTCGCCCCGGTGACCCCGTTCTCCTCGGTCGACGAGGTCGCCGCGCTGGCCGCGGGCACCGAGTACGGGCTCTCGCTGGGGATCCTGACCCGCGACGTCTACGCCGGGCTGCAGCTGGCCGAGCGCATCCCGGCCGGCCTGGTGCACATCAACGACCAGACGGTGAACGACGAGGCGGTCGCCCCGTTCGGCGGCGTCGGCGCCTCGGGCACCGGCTCCCGGCACGGTGGCCCGCAGGCCAACATCGAGGCCTTCACCGAGACGCAGTGGGTGACGCTGCGGGGTGACCTGCCGGCCTACCCGTTCTGA